The Equus quagga isolate Etosha38 chromosome 2, UCLA_HA_Equagga_1.0, whole genome shotgun sequence genome has a window encoding:
- the SKIC8 gene encoding SKI8 subunit of superkiller complex protein → MTNQYSILFKQEQAHDDAIWSVAWGTNKKENSETVVTGSLDDLVKVWKWRDERLDLQWSLEGHQLGVVSVDISHTLPVAASSSLDAHIRLWDLENGKQIKSIDAGPVDAWTLAFSPDSQYLATGTHVGKVNIFGVESGKKEYSLDTRGKFILSIAYSPDGKYLASGAIDGIINIFDIATGKLLHTLEGHAMPIRSLTFSPDSQLLVTASDDGYIKIYDVQHANLAGTLSGHASWVLNVAFCPDDTHFVSSSSDKSVKVWDVGTRTCVHTFFDHQDQVWGVKYNGNGSKIVSVGDDQEIHIYDCPI, encoded by the exons ATGACCAACCAG taCAGCATTCTCTTCAAACAGGAGCAAG CTCATGACGATGCCATATGGTCAGTTGCCTGGGggacaaacaagaaagaaaactctgagaCGGTGGTCACAGGATCCCTGGATGACCTGGTAAAGGTCTGGAAGTG GCGTGATGAGAGGCTGGACCTACAGTGGAGTCTGGAGGGACATCAGCTGGGTGTGGTGTCTGTGGACATCAGCCACACCCTGCCCGTTGCTGCATCCAGTTCTCTTGATGCCCATATTCGTCTCTGGGACTTGGAAAATGGCAAACAGATAAAGTCTATAGATGCAGGACCTG TGGATGCCTGGACTTTGGCCTTTTCTCCTGATTCCCAGTATCTGGCTACAGGAACTCATGTGGGGAAAGTGAACATTTTTGGTGTGGAAAGTGGAAAAAAGGAATATTCTTTGGACACGAGAGGAAAATTCATTCTTAGTATTGCCTAT AGTCCTGATGGAAAGTATCTGGCCAGTGGAGCCATAGATGGAATCATCAATATTTTTGATATTGCAACTGGAAAACTTCTGCATACGTTGGAAG GCCACGCCATGCCCATTCGCTCCTTGACCTTTTCCCCGGATTCTCAACTCCTGGTCACTGCTTCAGATGATGGCTACATCAAGATCTATGATGT ACAACATGCCAACTTGGCTGGCACACTGAGTGGCCATGCATCCTGGGTACTCAACGTTGCGTTTTGTCCTGACGACACTCACTTCGTTTCCAG TTCATCTGACAAAAGTGTAAAAGTTTGGGATGTTGGAACAAGGACTTGTGTTCACACCTTCTTTGATCACCAGGATCAG gTCTGGGGAGTAAAATACAATGGAAATGGCTCAAAAATTGTGTCTGTCGGAGACGACCAGGAAATTCACATCTATGATTGTCCAATCTAA